A genomic region of Mycobacterium senriense contains the following coding sequences:
- the hsaD gene encoding 4,5:9,10-diseco-3-hydroxy-5,9,17-trioxoandrosta-1(10),2-diene-4-oate hydrolase, translating into MTATEELTFESTSRFAEVDVDGPLKLHYHEAGVGNEQTVVLLHGGGPGAASWTNFSRNIPVLAQQFHVLAVDQPGYGHSDKRTEHGQFNHYAARALKGLFDQLGLGRVPLIGNSLGGGTAVRFALDYPDRAGKLVLMGPGGVSVNLFAPDPTEGVKRLGKFSADPTRENLEAFLRVMVYDQKLITDELIDQRFELASTPESLTATRAMGMSFAGADFELGMMWREVHRLRQPVLLIWGREDRVNPLDGALVALKTIPRAQLHVFGQCGHWAQVEKFDEFNKLTIDFLGGAR; encoded by the coding sequence GTGACTGCGACCGAGGAATTGACCTTCGAGTCCACCTCGCGCTTCGCAGAGGTGGACGTGGATGGGCCACTGAAGCTGCACTACCACGAGGCCGGCGTGGGCAACGAGCAGACGGTGGTGCTGCTGCACGGCGGTGGCCCGGGCGCGGCGAGTTGGACAAACTTCTCGCGCAACATCCCGGTGCTCGCGCAGCAGTTCCACGTGCTGGCCGTCGACCAGCCCGGCTACGGCCACTCCGACAAGCGCACCGAGCACGGGCAGTTCAACCACTACGCGGCGCGGGCCCTCAAGGGTCTCTTCGACCAGCTTGGCCTGGGACGCGTTCCGCTGATTGGGAATTCGCTGGGCGGGGGCACCGCGGTGCGGTTTGCGCTGGACTACCCCGACCGGGCGGGCAAGCTGGTGCTGATGGGGCCGGGCGGGGTGAGTGTCAACCTGTTCGCCCCCGACCCGACCGAGGGCGTCAAGCGGCTGGGCAAGTTCTCCGCCGACCCCACCCGCGAAAACCTCGAGGCTTTTCTGCGGGTGATGGTCTACGACCAGAAACTGATCACCGACGAATTGATCGACCAACGCTTCGAGTTGGCCAGCACGCCCGAATCGCTGACGGCGACGCGCGCGATGGGAATGTCGTTCGCCGGAGCGGATTTCGAGCTCGGCATGATGTGGCGCGAGGTGCACCGGTTGCGTCAGCCGGTACTGCTGATCTGGGGCCGCGAGGACCGGGTCAACCCACTGGACGGGGCGCTGGTCGCGCTGAAAACCATTCCGCGTGCACAGCTTCACGTTTTCGGGCAATGTGGGCACTGGGCGCAGGTGGAGAAGTTCGACGAGTTCAACAAGCTCACCATCGATTTCCTGGGAGGTGCGCGATGA
- the hsaA gene encoding 3-hydroxy-9,10-secoandrosta-1,3,5(10)-triene-9,17-dione monooxygenase oxygenase subunit, translated as MTSIQQRDAQSVLAGIDDLLPQIRERAQATEDLRRLPDETVQDLQDVGFFTLLQPEQWGGLQCDPTLFYEAVRRLASACGSTGWVSSIIGVHNWHLALFDQQAQEEVWGEDPTTRVSSSYAPMGAGVVTDGGYLVNGSWNWSSGCDHATWAFLGGPVIKDGRPVDFGSFLIPRSEYRIDDVWHVVGLRGTGSNTVVVKDVFVPRHRFLSYKAMNDGTAGGYENNTAAVYKMPWGTMHPTTISAPIVGMAYGAYDAHVEHQGKRVRAAFAGEKAKDDPFAKVRIAEAASDIDAAWRQLSGNVADEYALLSAGKEIPFDLRARARRDQVRATGRAIASIDRLFEASGATALGNDQPVQRFWRDAHAGRVHAANDPERAYQIFGNNEFGLPPGDTMV; from the coding sequence GTGACGTCCATTCAACAGCGTGATGCGCAGTCGGTTTTGGCTGGCATCGATGATCTGCTCCCGCAGATTCGCGAACGCGCTCAGGCGACGGAGGACCTGCGGCGGCTGCCCGACGAGACCGTTCAGGACCTTCAGGATGTGGGCTTCTTCACCCTGTTGCAGCCCGAGCAGTGGGGCGGGTTGCAGTGCGATCCGACGCTGTTCTACGAGGCGGTGCGGCGGCTCGCCAGCGCGTGTGGTTCCACCGGCTGGGTGAGCTCGATCATCGGCGTGCACAACTGGCACCTGGCGCTGTTCGACCAGCAGGCGCAGGAGGAGGTCTGGGGCGAGGACCCCACGACCCGGGTCTCGTCGTCGTATGCCCCGATGGGTGCGGGCGTGGTGACCGACGGCGGCTACCTGGTCAACGGTTCGTGGAACTGGTCGTCGGGGTGTGACCACGCGACGTGGGCGTTCCTCGGCGGTCCGGTGATCAAGGACGGCCGGCCGGTCGACTTCGGCAGCTTCCTGATCCCGCGCAGCGAGTACCGCATCGACGACGTGTGGCATGTCGTCGGCCTGCGCGGCACCGGCAGCAACACCGTCGTCGTCAAGGATGTGTTCGTGCCGCGGCACCGGTTCCTGTCGTACAAGGCGATGAACGACGGCACCGCGGGTGGGTACGAGAACAACACCGCCGCGGTCTACAAGATGCCTTGGGGCACAATGCATCCCACCACCATCTCGGCGCCGATTGTCGGCATGGCCTACGGCGCGTACGACGCGCACGTCGAGCACCAGGGCAAGCGGGTGCGCGCCGCGTTCGCCGGTGAGAAGGCCAAGGACGACCCGTTCGCCAAGGTTCGCATCGCCGAAGCGGCCAGCGACATCGACGCGGCATGGCGCCAGCTGAGCGGCAACGTCGCCGACGAGTACGCGCTGCTGTCGGCCGGCAAGGAGATCCCGTTCGACCTGCGTGCCCGCGCTCGCCGCGACCAGGTGCGCGCCACCGGCCGCGCGATCGCCTCCATCGACCGGCTGTTCGAGGCTTCCGGTGCCACGGCCCTGGGCAACGACCAACCGGTGCAACGGTTCTGGCGCGACGCCCACGCCGGCCGGGTGCACGCGGCCAACGACCCCGAGCGGGCCTACCAGATCTTCGGGAACAACGAGTTCGGGTTGCCGCCCGGCGACACCATGGTCTGA
- a CDS encoding ferredoxin--NADP reductase: MTEADPDQTPDEPLGDHVLELQVAEVIAETDDARSLVFAVPDDVGDPEIPPERLRYAPGQFLTLRVPSERTGSVARCYSLCSSPFTDDALTVTVKRTSDGYASNWLCDHAHKGMRIHVLAPSGNFVPKTLGDDFLLMAAGSGITPIMSICKSALAEGSGQVTLVYANRDENSVIFSDALRELSAKYSDRLTVLHWLESLQGLPSVAALAKLAAPYTDRPVYICGPGAFMDSAKEALHTLKVPAPQIHIEVFKSLESDPFAEVKIEDTAEGDEPPATAVVELDGETHTVSWPRNAKLLDVLLAKGLDAPFSCREGHCGACACTLRKGDVSMEVNDVLEQQDLDEGLILACQSHPESDSVEVTYDE, encoded by the coding sequence TTGACCGAGGCTGATCCGGACCAAACACCCGACGAGCCACTCGGTGACCACGTCCTTGAACTGCAGGTCGCCGAGGTCATCGCAGAGACCGACGATGCGCGGTCCCTGGTGTTCGCGGTGCCCGACGACGTGGGCGACCCCGAAATCCCGCCCGAGCGGCTACGGTACGCGCCGGGCCAGTTCCTGACGCTGCGCGTTCCTAGCGAGCGCACCGGCTCGGTGGCCCGCTGCTATTCGTTGTGCAGCTCGCCGTTCACCGACGACGCTCTGACGGTCACGGTCAAACGCACCTCGGACGGTTACGCCTCCAACTGGCTGTGCGACCACGCGCACAAAGGCATGCGGATCCACGTGCTGGCCCCGTCGGGCAACTTCGTGCCCAAAACGCTGGGCGACGACTTCCTGTTGATGGCCGCCGGCAGCGGGATCACCCCGATCATGTCGATCTGCAAGTCGGCCCTGGCCGAGGGCAGCGGGCAGGTGACGCTGGTCTACGCCAACCGCGACGAAAATTCGGTGATCTTCTCCGACGCCCTGCGGGAGCTGTCCGCCAAATATTCCGACCGGCTCACGGTGCTGCACTGGCTGGAATCGCTGCAGGGCCTGCCCAGCGTGGCCGCGCTGGCCAAGCTGGCCGCCCCCTACACGGATCGGCCCGTCTACATCTGCGGCCCTGGCGCCTTCATGGACTCGGCGAAAGAAGCGCTGCACACGCTGAAAGTGCCTGCGCCGCAGATACATATCGAAGTGTTCAAGTCGCTGGAGTCTGACCCGTTCGCGGAGGTGAAGATCGAGGACACCGCCGAAGGTGACGAGCCGCCGGCGACCGCGGTGGTCGAGCTGGATGGCGAAACCCACACCGTGTCGTGGCCGCGCAACGCCAAGCTGCTCGACGTCCTGCTGGCCAAGGGCCTCGACGCGCCCTTCTCCTGTCGCGAGGGTCACTGCGGCGCGTGCGCGTGCACGCTGCGCAAGGGCGACGTGAGCATGGAGGTCAACGACGTGCTCGAGCAGCAGGATCTGGACGAGGGCCTGATTCTGGCCTGTCAATCTCACCCGGAATCTGATTCGGTAGAAGTCACCTACGACGAATAG